The Streptomyces sp. NBC_01268 genome segment CCGGGGCGGCGGCACCATCTCCGCGACGAGCCGGTCGGCGGGGACGTGGGGCTCTCGGGAGCAGAGCGAGAGCGGGGCCGCTTCGGTGGAAGCCGCTTCGGTTATGGCACGGGTCGACACAGTTCCCCACTGTAAGCGCCATGTCAGACTGCGAGGATGCGACGCCTGTTCCCTGTGACGGACATGACAGCCACGGCCCCGGACAGGGAGTGGTCCCTCGACGAGCTCGCCGACGCCTACGCGTACCCCGCGGAGGCGGCCTCCGGTCCCTGGCTCCGGGCCAACATGGTCTCCTCGCTCGACGGGGCCGGCCAGCACGACGGACGCTCCCAGCCGCTCTCCTCCGAGACCGACATGCGGATCTTCGGCACCCTGCGGGGGCTCGCCGACGTGGTGGTCGTCGGCGCGGAGACGGTGCGCCTGGAGGGCTACCGCCCCGCCCGGGCGCGGGAGGCCTTCGCGGCCCGCCGGGCGGCGGCGGGGCAGGGTCCGGCGGCGGCGATCGCCGTGGTGACCGCCTCCCTGGACCTCGACTTCTCGCTCCCGCTGTTCACCGAGCCGCTGGTGCCGACCCTGGTCCTGACCGGCGCCCAGGCGCCCGCGGACCGGGTGGCGGAGGCCCGCGGGTCCGGGGCCGAGGTGCTGGTCGCGGGTGAGGGGCGCGGGGTCGAGCCGGAGCGGGTGGTGGCGCTGCTCGCGGAGCGCGGGCTGCGGCGCCAGCTGACCGAGGGCGGGCCCCGGCTGCTCGGGCAGTTCGTGGCCGCGGGGGTGCTCGACGAGCTGTGCCTGAGCGTCTCGCCGACGATGACGGCGGGGAGCGCCCAGCGGATCGCCCAGGGCCCCCTCGTGGACGTTCCGCGGCGCTTCGCCGTGGCGTCGCTGCTGGAGCAGGACGGGTTCCTGTTCACCCGCTACCGTCGGATCTGACAATCAGCGGAATTTGTCGTTCCGCTTTGCTTCCGCTGGGCACACTTACTCACGCAGTCCCCGTGCGGGCACGGGGAAGGATGGTTTCCGCAGAAGGGCTCCTGAGGTGTTCACAAGCGTTCTGATGATCGAGAAGCCCCTGACGTCCGTCGACGTGGATTTCGTCACCACGCTGCACGGCGACGAGGGTGTCTCCTTCGTCGTCCTGATGCAGCCGCGCGGTGACCAGGCCGATGTACTGCTGCGCGCCATCGACGACGTCGCCATGGGCGAACTGAAGGAGGCGACCCGCGAGGGCGAGGAACCGGAGGGCAAGGACGCCCGCAAGCCGGCCGAGCAGGCCCTGGAGCACTCCCTCCAGGCCCTGAGAGACGCCGGCTGCCAGGCGGTCGGACAGGTGGTCGAGGACCACCCCCTGGACAAGATGAAGTCGGTCGTCGAGGAGGTCAACGCCGACGAGGTCATCGTCCTGACGGCCCCGCACTACGTGGAGGAGTTCTTCCACCGCGACTGGGCCTCCCGGGCCCGCCACAAGGTCGGCGTGCCCGTCCTGAAGCTCTTCGCGCACAGCGAGTAGCCGCGCGACGTCGGGGCGGGCGTCCGAGGACGCCCGCCCCGACGCACTAGGCTGGAGCCTTCCAGACAGACGCACCCCGGGGAGAGATCCGCATGGCACCCGCCATCCCTGCCGCCATGGAACGGCCGCACTTCATCGGCATCGGCGGTGCCGGAATGTCGGGCATCGCGAAGATCCTCGCCCAGCGCGGCGCCAAGGTGGCCGGCAGCGACGCCAAGGAGTCCGCGACCGCCGAGTCCCTGCGCGCCCTGGGCGCCACCGTGCACATCGGCCACGCCGCCGAGCACCTCGCCGACGACGCCTCCGCCGTCGTCGTCTCCAGCGCCATCCGCGCCGACAACCCCGAGCTGGCCCGCGCCGCCGAGCTCGGCATCCCGGTCGTGCACCGCTCCGACGCGCTCGCCTCCCTCATGGACGGCCTCAGCGCCGTCGCCGTCGCCGGTACGCACGGCAAGACGACGACCACCTCCATGCTGGCCGTCGCGCTCACCGAGCTCGGGCTCGACCCCTCGTACGCCATCGGCGGCGACCTCGCGGGCCCCGGCACCAACGCCCGGCACGGCGAGGGCGAGGTCTTCGTGGCCGAGGCCGACGAGAGCGACCGCAGCTTCCAGAAGTACGACCCGCAGGTCGCGATCGTCCTCAACGTCGAGCTCGACCACCACGCGAACTACGCCTCCATGGACGAGATCTACGAGTCCTTCGAAGCCTTCGCCGCCAAGATCCGCCCCGGCGGCACCCTCGTCGTCGGCGAGCACTCCGGCGCCCGCGAGCTGGCCCGCCGGGTCGCCGGTCGCGAGGGCCTGAGGGTCGTCACGGTGGGCGAGTCCGAGGACTCCGACGCCCGCATCCTCAAGATCGTCCCCAACGGGATGAAGAGCGAGGTCACCGTCGCCCTCGACGGCACCGAGCACACCTTCACGGTCTCCGTGCCCGGCCGCCACTACGCCCACAACGCGGCCGCCGCCCTGGTCGCCGGCTCCCGCGTCGGCATCGACCCGGCCGAGCTGGCCCAGGCCCTCACCGCGTACACCGGGGTCGGCCGCCGCCTCCAGCTGAAGGGCGAGGCCGCCGGCGTCCAGGTCATCGACTCGTACGCCCACCACCCCACCGAGATGACCGCCGACCTGGAGGCCATGCGCGGCGCCGCCGGGGCCTCCCGGCTCCTCGTCGTCTTCCAGCCCCACCTCTTCTCCCGCACCCAGGAGCTGGGCCGGGAGATGGGCGAGGCGCTCGCGCTCGCCG includes the following:
- a CDS encoding pyrimidine reductase family protein encodes the protein MRRLFPVTDMTATAPDREWSLDELADAYAYPAEAASGPWLRANMVSSLDGAGQHDGRSQPLSSETDMRIFGTLRGLADVVVVGAETVRLEGYRPARAREAFAARRAAAGQGPAAAIAVVTASLDLDFSLPLFTEPLVPTLVLTGAQAPADRVAEARGSGAEVLVAGEGRGVEPERVVALLAERGLRRQLTEGGPRLLGQFVAAGVLDELCLSVSPTMTAGSAQRIAQGPLVDVPRRFAVASLLEQDGFLFTRYRRI
- a CDS encoding indole-3-glycerol phosphate synthase, coding for MFTSVLMIEKPLTSVDVDFVTTLHGDEGVSFVVLMQPRGDQADVLLRAIDDVAMGELKEATREGEEPEGKDARKPAEQALEHSLQALRDAGCQAVGQVVEDHPLDKMKSVVEEVNADEVIVLTAPHYVEEFFHRDWASRARHKVGVPVLKLFAHSE
- the murC gene encoding UDP-N-acetylmuramate--L-alanine ligase, which translates into the protein MAPAIPAAMERPHFIGIGGAGMSGIAKILAQRGAKVAGSDAKESATAESLRALGATVHIGHAAEHLADDASAVVVSSAIRADNPELARAAELGIPVVHRSDALASLMDGLSAVAVAGTHGKTTTTSMLAVALTELGLDPSYAIGGDLAGPGTNARHGEGEVFVAEADESDRSFQKYDPQVAIVLNVELDHHANYASMDEIYESFEAFAAKIRPGGTLVVGEHSGARELARRVAGREGLRVVTVGESEDSDARILKIVPNGMKSEVTVALDGTEHTFTVSVPGRHYAHNAAAALVAGSRVGIDPAELAQALTAYTGVGRRLQLKGEAAGVQVIDSYAHHPTEMTADLEAMRGAAGASRLLVVFQPHLFSRTQELGREMGEALALADGSVVLDIYPAREDPIPGITSQLIIDAARAAGADVTPVHDKDAVPDVVAGMAKPGDLVLTMGAGDVTDLGPRILDRLDGPDESAK